One Microcebus murinus isolate Inina chromosome 22, M.murinus_Inina_mat1.0, whole genome shotgun sequence DNA segment encodes these proteins:
- the LOC105877787 gene encoding RIMS-binding protein 3C, translating to MTKDSPSPSGGGRALPKKSGGPGPAAAVLEEQRRELEKLRAELEAERARGRAERRHFAAQARQLREAAERERQQLADHLRSKWEAQRGRELRQLQEEVQREREAEIRQLLRWKEAEMRQLQQLLHRERDGVVRQARELQRQLAEELVNRGYCCRAGAPAGSAAQCRCRLQDVLAQLRWETDGEQAARIRHLQAARDVERQLFLKYILEHFRWHPVLPAPPGPRATHSSEEPLLEISGGELHAAKSACRLDSLDSLSAGVRVRSRSLDLVSSARSSSPSGLLSTRASSLDSLAPERSRSLDSTLSRPKASVRKERASSSDTSAPGSPSPSPPPPPLPPPSARRSPSDPRGEDGSESKPCDASTPSAPGLDCRELAKQNSELAEALQVLARRCSDLREENLQLRRAGVSDGADEKVKRLKVKHAELAGLARRLEDRARLLQETNLRAVSAPVPCESRTNLELCQAFARQRAQDLSEQASALLAKDKQIEELRQECYLLQARVASGLGSDAHPGDSAQWLNASDLDRLHRESQREVLRLQRQLTLQQGQGGAQAEAGGQSGPCKEARRQVQALERELGARCRECEELGAQAAAARRRGEEAEVQLQAALRKGAWLAEENGRLQAQADWVQKVAAENSDVRGQLGRACQERDAAGLLAEQLLQQAASGQDRQQQLQHDLQKALCDLQAARKEIQALQCQPGHPPEQPWEATQAPESQTRSNRRLKSQPRAEDRTQSQPSRDKQERREAILDVSPVALGEPASVPHVPDRVLASPPPDSRPQAKKTSSQSSSSSEVESVWATVPSCPTLDMDTASEVDDLEPDSVSPPLEVGGSEAPAAPKLKVFLAQYSYNPFEGPNEHPEGELPLTAGDYVYVFGDMDEDGFYEGELEDGRRGLVPSNLVEQVPDSNIPGCLPPKSPDLGHTHLPDGQGKASKEDSLLPGEAPGAVDRGLCQLGRVGPKAEVPIDILHSKTEAQQPGSPQSVGEQSFSRPLRGPNGVFCVAPTQLHLHSVTATSAKITWTYHSSSHSHVVYLGEQKHALTPAGVSCYTFHGLHPGTKYQTRVEVRLPGDLLQVHRETMSSTLTFNTPLAGPPHPPLDVLVERHTLPGLLVVSWLPVTIDSAGSSNGVQVTGYAVYADGLKVSEVTDATAGSTLLEFSQLQVPLTCQKVSVRTMSLCGESLDSVPAQVPEDCFPCHQLPETPPFRYTCGDPSTCTITFPVCPQKLALAPLSAKASPHAPGSCGEPQAKFLEALPEEPLRRRSLMSNLCSEGECPSSGAGSQAQRLTEAQEGWRKDLLFQKSPQNHRPLLLSGQPGVRENCCRHMGTSKSLASGFLRLSHECRPRKEPCQKKAALEKALRQKPDVQVFTPPQLDGSQRRAPDLRDILEEGEAVSLDAQGTEQRGQRKELGPQCRRGQALGDKRECQLHEPSSVRCPAPSSKAGKMSRGGPPPPGTGTNTPARVFVALFDYNPPAMSATSEAAEEELAFQKGQLLKVWGSRDPHGFYRGECNGRVGTIPGHLVAEAELGMEWTDGRWHLWTQGHLPSVAHLGNTGGLLNSPQRSSPSPQGNSSRPPLWTPKTMMAALDYDPRAGRAGSRAKGKLALRAGDVVTVYGPVDDKGFYYGESGGHSGLVPAHLLDHMFLHGE from the coding sequence ATGACCAAGGATTCGCCCAGCCCGTCGGGCGGTGGCCGCGCGTTGCCCAAGAAATCGGGCGGCCCCGGCCCGGCAGCGGCGGTGCTGGAGGAGCAGAGGCGGGAGCTGGAGAAGCTGCGGGCCGAGCTGGAGGCGGAGCGGGCGCGCGGGCGGGCCGAACGGCGACACTTCGCGGCCCAGGCGCGCCAGCTGCGGGAGGCGGCCGAGCGAGAGCGGCAGCAGCTGGCCGACCATCTGCGCTCCAAGTGGGAGGCGCAGCGCGGCCGGGAGCTGCGGCAGCTGCAGGAGGAGGTGCAGCGGGAGCGCGAGGCCGAGATCCGGCAGCTGCTGCGCTGGAAGGAGGCCGAGATGcggcagctgcagcagctgctgcacCGCGAGCGCGACGGCGTGGTGCGCCAGGCGCGGGAGCTGCAGCGCCAGCTGGCCGAGGAGCTGGTGAACCGCGGCTACTGCTGCCGCGCGGGGGCGCCCGCGGGCTCCGCGGCGCAGTGTCGCTGTCGCCTGCAGGACGTGCTGGCGCAGCTTCGCTGGGAAACCGACGGCGAGCAGGCCGCGCGCATCCGCCACCTGCAGGCGGCTCGGGACGTGGAGCGCCAGCTCTTCCTCAAGTACATCCTGGAGCACTTTCGCTGGCACCCCGTTTTGCCCGCACCCCCAGGCCCTCGGGCCACGCACTCCTCGGAAGAGCCGCTCCTCGAGATCTCAGGCGGCGAGCTTCACGCCGCGAAGTCAGCCTGTCGACTTGACTCTCTTGACAGCCTGAGCGCCGGCGTCCGCGTCCGTTCCCGCTCCCTCGACCTGGTGTCCTCCGCGCGCTCCAGCTCCCCAAGCGGGCTGCTCTCCACGCGTGCCAGCTCCCTCGATTCCTTGGCACCAGAGCGTTCCCGCTCGCTCGACAGCACCCTGAGTCGCCCCAAGGCCTCTGTCCGCAAGGAGCGGGCCTCCTCTTCAGACACCTCCGCCCCGGGCTCCCCGAgcccctccccgccgccgcccccgctcCCGCCACCATCGGCACGCAGGTCACCGAGCGACCCGCGGGGAGAAGACGGCTCCGAGAGCAAGCCCTGCGACGCCTCGACCCCCTCGGCCCCGGGCCTGGACTGCCGCGAGCTGGCGAAGCAGAACTCGGAGCTGGCCGAGGCGCTGCAGGTGCTGGCGCGCCGCTGCTCCGACCTGCGCGAGGAGAACCTGCAGCTGCGGCGCGCCGGCGTCTCCGACGGGGCCGACGAGAAGGTGAAGCGGCTCAAGGTGAAGCACGCGGAGCTGGCTGGTCTCGCGCGCCGCCTGGAGGACCGGGCCCGCCTGCTGCAGGAGACCAACCTGCGGGCAGTTAGCGCGCCTGTGCCCTGCGAGAGTCGCACCAACCTGGAGCTGTGCCAGGCCTTTGCGCGTCAGCGCGCCCAGGACTTGTCTGAGCAGGCGAGCGCGCTGCTAGCCAAGGACAAGCAGATCGAAGAGCTGCGGCAGGAGTGCTACCTGCTGCAGGCGCGTGTCGCCTCAGGCCTCGGCAGTGACGCGCATCCTGGAGACAGTGCCCAGTGGCTCAACGCCAGCGACTTAGACCGGCTGCACCGCGAGTCCCAGCGGGAAGTGCTGCGCCTGCAGAGGCAGCTAACGCTGCAGCAGGGCCAGGGTGGCGCCCAGGCAGAGGCGGGAGGCCAGAGCGGCCCCTGCAAGGAGGCGCGACGCCAGGTGCAGGCGCTGGAGCGCGAGCTGGGAGCGCGGTGCCGCGAGTGCGAGGAGCTGGGCGcccaggcggcggcggcgcggcggcgtGGCGAGGAAGCAGAGGTGCAGCTGCAGGCGGCGCTGCGCAAGGGCGCCTGGCTGGCGGAGGAGAACGGGCGGCTGCAGGCACAGGCCGACTGGGTGCAGAAGGTGGCGGCTGAGAACAGCGACGTGCGCGGGCAGTTGGGCCGCGCGTGTCAGGAGCGCGACGCTGCAGGCCTGCTGGCCGAGCAGCTGCTGCAGCAGGCGGCCAGtgggcaggacaggcagcagcagctgcagcacgACCTGCAGAAGGCTCTGTGCGACCTCCAAGCTGCCCGGAAGGAGATACAGGCGCTGCAGTGTCAGCCTGGCCACCCTCCAGAACAGCCCTGGGAGGCCACTCAAGCCCCGGAATCCCAAACCAGGAGTAACAGAAGGCTCAAGTCCCAGCCAAGGGCTGAAGATCGCACACAGTCACAGCCCAGCAGAGACAAACAGGAGAGAAGGGAGGCCATCCTGGATGTGAGCCCAGTTGCCCTTGGGGAGCCAGCCAGTGTCCCTCACGTGCCAGACAGAGTCCTTGCCAGCCCGCCTCCAGACTCCAGGCCTCAGGCCAAGAAAACCAGCTCCCAGTCGAGCTCCTCCTCTGAGGTTGAGTCcgtgtgggccactgtgccctCCTGCCCTACTCTGGACATGGACACGGCCAGTGAGGTGGATGATCTGGAGCCTGACAGTGTGTCCCCACCCCTGGAAGTGGGAGGCTCAGAGGCTCCTGCCGCCCCCAAGCTCAAGGTTTTCCTGGCTCAATATAGCTACAACCCATTTGAGGGGCCCAACGAGCACCCTGAGGGTGAGCTACCCCTCACAGCTGGGGACTATGTGTATGTCTTTGGGGACATGGACGAAGATGGCTTCTATGAGGGAGAGCTTGAGGATGGCAGGCGGGGACTGGTGCCCTCCAACTTGGTGGAGCAGGTTCCAGACAGCAACATCCCGGGTTGCCTGCCCCCCAAGTCCCCTGACCTTGGCCACACCCACCTCCCAGATGGGCAGGGCAAAGCTTCGAAGGAAGACAGTTTATTACCTGGGGAAGCCCCGGGAGCAGTGGACAGGGGGCTGTGCCAGTTAGGAAGGGTGGGCCCCAAGGCAGAAGTACCAATAGACATCTTGCATTCGAAGACAGAAGCCCAGCAGCCGGGCTCGCCGCAGAGCGTGGGGGAGCAGAGCTTCTCCAGACCCCTTCGAGGGCCCAATGGGGTGTTCTGTGTGGCTCCTACGCAACTACACCTGCACAGTGTCACAGCCACATCGGCCAAGATCACCTGGACCTACCACAGCAGCAGCCACTCCCACGTGGTGTACCTCGGTGAGCAAAAGCACGCCCTGACCCCAGCAGGTGTGAGCTGCTACACCTTCCATGGCCTACATCCTGGCACAAAATACCAGACACGCGTGGAGGTGCGGCTGCCGGGGGACCTGCTGCAGGTGCACCGGGAAACAATGTCCTCCACTCTCACGTTCAACACACCTTTGGCAGGACCGCCCCACCCTCCTCTGGACGTGCTGGTGGAGCGCCACACCTTGCCAGGCCTCCTGGTGGTCAGCTGGCTCCCTGTGACCATTGACTCTGCGGGGTCCTCCAATGGAGTCCAGGTCACTGGCTACGCTGTATATGCTGATGGGTTAAAAGTTTCGGAGGTCACCGATGCCACTGCCGGGAGCACTCTGTTGGAATTTTCTCAGCTGCAAGTGCCTCTAACATGCCAGAAGGTCTCAGTGAGAACCATGTCACTCTGTGGTGAGTCTCTGGATTCAGTGCCAGCTCAGGTCCCTGAGGACTGCTTCCCATGCCACCAATTGCCAGAGACTCCTCCCTTTCGCTATACTTGCGGCGACCCATCCACCTGCACAATCACCTTCCCCGTCTGCCCTCAGAAGCTGGCACTGGCTCCTCTGAGTGCCAAGGCCAGCCCCCATGCCCCTGGAAGCTGCGGGGAGCCCCAGGCCAAGTTCCTAGAAGCATTGCCGGAAGAACCTCTGAGGAGGCGGTCTCTAATGTCCAACCTATGCTCAGAAGGAGAATGTCCAAGTTCAGGGGCTGGCAGCCAAGCCCAGCGGCTcacagaggcccaggagggctGGAGAAAGGACCTGCTCTTTCAGAAGAGTCCCCAAAACCACAGGCCACTTTTGCTCAGTGGCCAGCCTGGGGTCAGAGAAAACTGCTGCAGGCATATGGGCACCAGCAAAAGCCTTGCTTCGGGATTTCTCCGTCTGTCCCATGAGTGCAGGCCCAGGAAAGAGCCATGTCAGAAGAAGGCTGCCCTTGAGAAGGCCCTCAGGCAAAAGCCAGACGTGCAGGTGTTCACGCCTCCGCAGCTGGATGGCAGCCAGCGACGTGCACCTGACCTCCGTGACATtctggaggagggggaggcagtGTCGTTGGATGCGCAGGGCACAGAGCAGCGAGGGCAGAGAAAGGAGCTTGGGCCCCAGTGCAGGCGAGGACAGGCTCTGGGGGACAAGCGAGAGTGCCAGCTCCATGAGCCCAGCTCAGTGCGGTGTCCAGCTCCCTCTAGCAAAGCCGGTAAAATGTCCAGGGGTGGCCCCCCACCGCCGGGGACAGGGACCAACACTCCAGCCAGGGTCTTTGTGGCCCTCTTTGATTATAATCCCCCAGCGATGTCTGCCACCTCTGAGGCTGCAGAGGAGGAGCTGGCCTTCCAGAAAGGGCAGTTGCTGAAAGTGTGGGGCTCTCGGGACCCCCACGGCTTCTACCGCGGCGAGTGCAATGGGCGAGTGGGCACCATCCCTGGGCACCTGGTGGCCGAGGCAGAACTGGGCATGGAGTGGACTGATGGGAGGTGGCATTTGTGGACACAAGGGCACCTGCCCTCTGTGGCCCACCTTGGGAACACTGGGGGGCTGCTCAACAGCCCCCAGCGCTCCTCTCCCAGTCCCCAAGGGAACTCCAGCAGACCCCCACTGTGGACTCCAAAGACCATGATGGCAGCTCTGGACTATGATCCCCGGGCCGGGCGAGCAGGCAGCCGGGCAAAGGGCAAACTGGCGCTGAGGGCGGGGGATGTGGTCACAGTCTACGGGCCTGTGGATGACAAGGGATTCTACTATGGAGAGTCAGGTGGCCACAGTGGCCTGGTCCCAGCCCACTTGCTGGATCACATGTTCCTTCATGGAGAGTGA